From Candidatus Dormiibacterota bacterium, the proteins below share one genomic window:
- a CDS encoding MbtH family protein, which translates to MAAEDKDDDLYRVVINHEEQYSIWPIDKENAPGWKDAGKTGTKAECLAHIKEVWTDMRPKSLRDKMDRDKGRA; encoded by the coding sequence ATGGCCGCTGAAGACAAAGACGACGACCTCTACAGGGTCGTGATCAACCACGAAGAGCAGTACTCCATCTGGCCGATCGACAAGGAGAACGCGCCGGGCTGGAAGGACGCGGGCAAGACCGGCACCAAGGCCGAATGCCTGGCCCACATCAAGGAAGTCTGGACCGATATGCGGCCGAAGAGCCTGCGCGACAAGATGGACCGGGACAAAGGCCGGGCTTAG
- a CDS encoding class I SAM-dependent methyltransferase has protein sequence MTEPEGPDPYALMARFYDADYVAAGRVEDIEFYSSLAGEVGGQVLEMGCGSGRNLLATARAGVAIHGIDSSPAMLRALRDKLSAEPDEVRRRIGLTQGDIRSACLANRYRLVTAPFRVAQHLLDPDDRRAWLRNVTRHLEPGGLLCFDVLRPDPDLLTRPHEESRAIERALTGTDQVVVRSVDTRPLDTSGNLQVTYTWRTMRIGGEVLDERRTSLMFHLYTRFELEVLLGKEGFVVREHWGSFRREPFGADSTDHVILCERR, from the coding sequence GTGACTGAACCGGAGGGCCCGGACCCGTACGCCCTCATGGCCCGCTTCTATGACGCCGATTACGTGGCCGCCGGCCGAGTCGAGGACATCGAGTTCTACTCATCACTGGCAGGGGAAGTAGGCGGACAGGTCCTGGAAATGGGCTGCGGCAGCGGACGGAACCTCCTGGCGACTGCCCGCGCCGGGGTCGCCATCCACGGCATCGATTCCTCGCCCGCCATGCTGCGGGCGCTGCGGGACAAGCTTTCCGCCGAGCCCGACGAGGTCAGGCGCAGGATCGGCCTGACCCAGGGGGACATTCGCAGCGCGTGCCTCGCCAACCGCTACCGCCTCGTGACCGCCCCCTTCCGCGTCGCGCAACACCTGCTCGATCCGGACGACAGACGGGCCTGGCTGCGCAACGTGACCCGTCACCTCGAACCCGGCGGGCTCCTCTGTTTCGATGTCCTGCGGCCCGACCCCGATCTGCTGACTCGCCCTCACGAAGAGAGCCGTGCCATCGAACGAGCCCTGACGGGCACGGATCAGGTGGTCGTCAGGAGCGTCGACACGCGCCCCCTGGATACGTCCGGAAATCTGCAGGTGACCTACACCTGGAGGACTATGAGGATAGGCGGCGAGGTGCTGGACGAGCGGCGAACCAGCCTCATGTTCCACCTGTACACGCGATTCGAGCTGGAGGTCCTCCTCGGGAAGGAGGGGTTCGTGGTTCGCGAGCACTGGGGCTCCTTCCGGCGCGAGCCATTCGGCGCCGATTCGACCGATCACGTCATCCTCTGCGAACGGCGGTGA
- a CDS encoding aspartyl/asparaginyl beta-hydroxylase domain-containing protein produces the protein MLGSDVASSGNNARHERLLSARDRLAALLSRWRARHPAAALERVERFVPVIQGLAPPGDDPPGQRPELLRFPGLSARPWYENDRFPWIEPLERRWRETRAELDALLARPGSFATFVDGEGAEYREEKFGLRDRRDAWTVFDLLSPDGVRCCPRTAAVVEQLIGEVFLAQFSRLLPGTHLPAHCGLVNYQLTLHLGVLIPPGCTIRVGSETRTWTEGRCLVFDDSFEHAVWHRGEGDRVVLLVRFPHPDLTAVEIDALADIEENVGALLGDTAAARKASLQDLRLLPCQSDNIRTRRTAWPLKTKTTTSTGS, from the coding sequence ATGCTAGGATCGGACGTGGCCTCATCCGGCAACAATGCCCGGCACGAGCGGCTTCTTTCCGCCCGGGACAGGCTCGCCGCACTGCTGTCGCGTTGGCGGGCGCGCCATCCGGCCGCGGCTCTGGAACGCGTCGAACGCTTCGTCCCGGTCATTCAGGGGCTCGCTCCTCCCGGCGACGATCCGCCCGGACAGCGGCCGGAGCTCCTGCGTTTCCCGGGTCTCTCCGCGCGGCCGTGGTACGAGAACGACCGCTTTCCATGGATCGAGCCGCTCGAGCGGCGCTGGCGCGAGACGCGCGCCGAGCTCGATGCCCTGCTCGCACGACCGGGCTCCTTCGCGACGTTCGTCGACGGGGAGGGGGCCGAGTACCGGGAAGAAAAGTTCGGCCTGCGCGACCGCCGGGACGCCTGGACGGTGTTCGACCTCCTGTCCCCCGACGGCGTCCGGTGTTGCCCGCGCACCGCGGCCGTGGTGGAACAATTGATCGGCGAGGTGTTCCTGGCCCAGTTCTCCCGGCTGCTTCCAGGGACTCACCTGCCTGCCCACTGCGGTCTGGTCAACTATCAGCTGACCCTGCACCTCGGCGTTCTCATCCCGCCCGGCTGCACGATCCGCGTCGGCTCCGAGACGCGGACGTGGACGGAGGGCCGCTGCCTCGTCTTCGACGACAGCTTCGAGCACGCAGTCTGGCACCGTGGAGAGGGGGACCGGGTCGTCCTCCTCGTGCGCTTCCCGCACCCGGACCTGACCGCCGTCGAGATCGATGCCCTGGCCGACATCGAGGAAAATGTGGGGGCGCTTCTCGGCGACACCGCCGCCGCACGCAAGGCCAGCCTGCAGGACTTGCGCCTGCTGCCTTGCCAATCGGATAACATCCGGACCCGGAGGACCGCATGGCCGCTGAAGACAAAGACGACGACCTCTACAGGGTCGTGA
- a CDS encoding S9 family peptidase, whose amino-acid sequence MRRPVVLIVALASCLLTLPALADAPATSASPRRLALEDLARLVRPSDPQVSPDGKSILIVVSRPNYDDNRHEAELVLVDVATKAQRILTREREELAHPRWSPDGARIAFLAKGTPKKPAKKDDAGTPAAAEQKDEEGRRQIFVLPMNGGDALQITDAWGGVQQFAWRPDGGALAFVTEDVPAKLEEMKKGEDAFEVGDNDFLAQEAPNRSHIWLVPSEGGGAKRLTSGTWSLPVSQPPGPPSSPLSWSPDGKSIAFTRQERPHFGDSDQSSIQILDVATGAVRPLTGRRTLEGYPSFSPDGRQVALWYPRDGNPNNVNEVAVVPAAGGEPRVVTRALDRCLYRSIWMPDGRALLVGGNDGTRVSLWLQPVDGKARRLDLGRANPSWSFWIDAAVAPGGAIAFTGSESQHPTELYYMASADSPAQRLTSFNDPVAALDLGRVESIAWQGPDRWSEDGVLIYPPDFDARRTYPMVLLIHGGPQAASTESFSTFGQLMAARGYIVFQPNYRGSDNLGNAYQRAIVNDAGAGPGRDVMAGLKVVKDRGSVDASRIGVSGWSYGGFMTSWLIGHYDEWKTAVAGAPVTDWVDQYNLSDFNVQARWSFEGSPWTGGREKSYREQSPITYAGRIKTPTLILSDTGDARVPVTQSYRLYHALKDNGVDTRFVAWPVAGHFPSDPVRMRSVYREWIGWLDAHLNPTPEGTPASDKKPQKLPDEVKAAPAGASEH is encoded by the coding sequence ATGAGACGCCCCGTCGTTCTTATTGTCGCGCTGGCCTCATGCCTTCTCACCCTGCCGGCGCTCGCCGACGCCCCGGCCACGAGCGCATCACCACGCCGCCTCGCTCTCGAGGACCTGGCGCGCCTGGTGCGCCCGAGCGATCCGCAGGTGTCGCCCGACGGAAAATCGATCCTCATCGTGGTGTCGCGCCCCAACTACGACGACAACCGGCACGAGGCCGAGCTGGTCCTCGTCGACGTGGCGACCAAGGCGCAGCGGATCCTCACGCGCGAACGCGAGGAGCTCGCCCATCCGCGCTGGTCTCCGGACGGGGCGCGGATCGCCTTCCTGGCCAAGGGCACGCCGAAGAAGCCGGCGAAGAAGGACGATGCCGGAACGCCGGCTGCCGCGGAACAGAAAGATGAAGAGGGTCGCCGGCAGATCTTCGTGCTGCCGATGAACGGCGGCGACGCGCTGCAGATCACGGACGCCTGGGGCGGCGTGCAGCAGTTCGCCTGGAGGCCCGACGGCGGCGCTCTCGCCTTCGTGACCGAAGACGTTCCCGCGAAGCTCGAGGAGATGAAGAAGGGGGAGGACGCCTTCGAGGTCGGGGACAACGATTTCCTGGCGCAGGAGGCGCCGAACCGGTCGCACATCTGGCTGGTGCCGTCCGAGGGCGGAGGGGCGAAGCGGCTCACGTCCGGAACCTGGTCCCTGCCCGTGAGCCAGCCGCCCGGTCCTCCCTCGTCCCCCCTGTCCTGGTCGCCCGACGGCAAGAGCATCGCCTTCACGCGCCAGGAGAGGCCGCACTTCGGCGACTCCGATCAGTCGTCCATCCAGATCCTCGACGTCGCCACGGGAGCCGTGCGCCCGCTGACCGGTCGCCGGACCCTGGAAGGGTATCCGAGCTTCAGCCCCGACGGCCGGCAGGTCGCCCTGTGGTATCCGCGCGACGGAAACCCGAACAACGTCAACGAGGTCGCCGTCGTCCCGGCGGCGGGAGGGGAGCCGAGGGTCGTGACCCGCGCGCTCGACCGCTGTCTGTACCGATCGATCTGGATGCCGGACGGCCGCGCGCTCCTGGTGGGCGGCAACGACGGCACGCGCGTCTCGCTGTGGCTCCAGCCGGTCGACGGGAAGGCGCGCCGGCTCGACCTCGGCAGGGCGAACCCCTCCTGGTCGTTCTGGATCGACGCGGCCGTGGCGCCGGGCGGCGCCATCGCTTTCACCGGCAGCGAGTCGCAGCACCCGACCGAGCTGTACTACATGGCCTCGGCCGACTCACCTGCGCAGCGGCTGACCTCGTTCAACGATCCGGTGGCGGCTCTCGACCTCGGACGCGTCGAGAGCATCGCGTGGCAGGGGCCCGACCGCTGGTCGGAGGACGGCGTGCTGATCTACCCGCCGGACTTCGACGCGCGCAGGACGTATCCGATGGTGCTCCTGATCCACGGCGGACCGCAGGCGGCCTCGACCGAGAGCTTCTCGACCTTCGGCCAGCTGATGGCCGCGCGCGGCTACATCGTCTTCCAGCCGAACTACCGCGGCAGCGACAATCTCGGCAACGCCTACCAGCGCGCCATCGTCAACGACGCCGGCGCCGGCCCGGGCAGGGACGTCATGGCCGGTCTCAAGGTCGTGAAGGACCGCGGCTCGGTCGACGCCTCGCGCATCGGAGTCTCGGGCTGGTCGTACGGCGGCTTCATGACCTCGTGGCTCATCGGCCACTACGACGAATGGAAGACGGCCGTGGCCGGCGCCCCGGTCACCGACTGGGTTGACCAGTACAATCTGTCGGATTTCAACGTGCAGGCGCGCTGGTCGTTCGAAGGATCGCCCTGGACGGGCGGGCGCGAGAAGTCGTACCGCGAGCAGTCGCCGATCACCTACGCCGGCCGCATCAAGACCCCCACGCTCATCCTCTCGGACACCGGCGACGCGCGCGTCCCCGTGACCCAGTCGTACCGCCTGTACCACGCCCTCAAGGACAACGGCGTCGACACACGCTTCGTCGCCTGGCCCGTCGCGGGGCATTTCCCCTCGGACCCCGTGCGTATGCGCTCGGTCTACCGCGAATGGATCGGCTGGCTCGACGCCCACCTCAATCCGACTCCCGAGGGGACGCCGGCGAGCGACAAGAAGCCGCAGAAGCTGCCCGACGAAGTGAAAGCGGCGCCGGCGGGGGCGTCGGAGCACTGA
- a CDS encoding M20/M25/M40 family metallo-hydrolase — protein sequence MRLRARGLAIFLITIGASIAAVADEPVDLKTVHRIKDEAFRDSKVMDHLFFLTDVNGPRLTGSPGWRSAAEWAMTSLKGWGVAGPHLETWGRFGRGWTLQRFSASLLQPVYAPLHGVPKAWTSGTQGPVSGDVVFAPLFEEKQTGEIWDLETLAAGIRDYASKQKGKLRGKIVLIEPPPNPALPTKPLVERYDDPKLELLAQGPEPEPLPPLEWPLQRLPADREEREKVTGSLPQEVTSDFYVRRRRVLDRLSGFLRDEGVTAVLAGDKRGNGGIVFAEGVRSGDPDAPVSPPCVVLAPESYDRLVRLTGRGVPVKVSLDIEAKFIDDTLDASNLIAEIPGGRRKDEIVMLGAHLDSWHGGTGATDNAAGCAVVLEAMRILKTLDLKMDRTVRLVLWSGEEQGLLGSRAYVKEHFADPVTMAPKPEHARLSAYFNLDNGSGRIRGVYLQGNDMARPIFQSWLAPFKDLGATTLALADTGGTDHKSFDAVGLPGFQFIQDPLDYMTRTHHSDLDVYDRAVPADLMQASAIMASFVYHAATRPDLLPRKPLPPALPKQQKPPAAP from the coding sequence ATGAGGCTGCGCGCACGCGGGCTGGCGATCTTCTTGATCACGATCGGCGCATCAATCGCCGCGGTCGCTGACGAGCCGGTCGATCTCAAGACGGTGCACAGGATCAAGGACGAGGCGTTCCGCGACTCGAAGGTGATGGACCACCTCTTCTTCCTGACCGACGTGAACGGTCCGAGGCTGACCGGGTCGCCGGGGTGGCGCTCGGCGGCCGAGTGGGCGATGACGAGCCTGAAGGGCTGGGGCGTCGCCGGGCCGCATCTCGAGACGTGGGGGCGCTTCGGGCGCGGCTGGACGCTGCAGCGCTTCTCGGCGAGCCTGCTGCAGCCGGTGTACGCGCCTCTGCACGGCGTCCCGAAGGCCTGGACGTCGGGCACTCAGGGGCCTGTGAGCGGGGACGTCGTGTTCGCGCCGCTGTTCGAAGAGAAGCAGACCGGTGAAATCTGGGACCTGGAGACACTCGCTGCCGGGATCCGCGACTACGCCTCGAAGCAGAAGGGGAAGCTGCGTGGCAAGATCGTCCTGATCGAGCCGCCCCCGAACCCCGCGCTGCCGACCAAACCGCTGGTCGAGCGTTACGACGACCCCAAGCTCGAGCTCCTGGCCCAGGGCCCGGAGCCCGAGCCGTTGCCCCCCCTGGAGTGGCCGCTGCAGCGCCTGCCCGCCGACCGCGAGGAGCGCGAGAAGGTGACCGGCTCGCTCCCCCAGGAGGTGACCTCCGACTTCTACGTGAGACGCCGGAGGGTGCTGGATCGCCTGAGCGGCTTCCTGCGTGACGAAGGGGTGACGGCGGTCCTCGCGGGGGACAAGCGGGGGAACGGCGGCATCGTGTTCGCCGAGGGGGTGCGGTCGGGGGATCCGGACGCCCCGGTGTCTCCCCCCTGCGTCGTCCTGGCGCCCGAGTCGTACGACCGGCTGGTCCGGCTGACGGGCCGCGGCGTCCCGGTGAAGGTCTCGCTCGACATCGAGGCGAAATTCATCGACGACACGCTCGACGCGTCGAACCTCATCGCCGAGATCCCGGGGGGGCGCAGGAAGGACGAGATCGTGATGCTGGGAGCCCACCTCGACTCGTGGCACGGAGGCACGGGGGCCACGGACAACGCCGCCGGGTGCGCCGTCGTCCTGGAGGCGATGCGCATCTTGAAGACGCTCGATCTCAAGATGGACCGCACGGTGCGCCTGGTCCTCTGGAGCGGCGAGGAGCAGGGCCTCCTGGGGTCGCGCGCCTACGTCAAGGAGCACTTCGCCGATCCGGTCACGATGGCGCCGAAGCCCGAGCACGCGCGGCTGTCGGCCTACTTCAATCTCGACAACGGCTCGGGGAGGATTCGCGGCGTCTACCTGCAGGGAAACGACATGGCGCGGCCGATCTTCCAGTCCTGGCTCGCTCCATTCAAGGACCTGGGGGCGACGACCCTGGCCCTGGCGGACACGGGGGGCACCGACCACAAGTCGTTCGACGCCGTCGGTCTCCCAGGCTTCCAGTTCATCCAGGACCCGCTCGATTACATGACGCGCACGCACCACTCGGATCTCGACGTGTACGACCGCGCCGTGCCGGCCGACCTGATGCAGGCGTCCGCCATCATGGCCTCGTTCGTCTATCACGCCGCGACGCGCCCCGACCTGCTGCCGCGCAAACCGTTGCCGCCGGCGCTGCCGAAACAACAGAAGCCGCCCGCCGCGCCCTAG
- a CDS encoding cohesin domain-containing protein: MRCRSLIFPLLTLLLLPLGAGLARAHDGQVSLALGDLEVTQSVQTRPQVPADPGIGLSAHKPTAIRAYIQAQRYIHFSILGFSFHFPTFFPPVSVNGTLTVRQGATVIATLAPINGPISVAPWTSPNPENANSSLTFTWAFPPSGNVSFELALSSSTPNINVLSPPSTSRDFIHNQRLRVEGVRLQFDSDATRIADAGMAANGMAWFLKAGPLAPCKLQYWLNPTVKQWPTDLSTTVDGTLLDSLALMRTVGGTTYDNVYGWWPGPVNGNGLSQLPSCAAPHDVAAYGNTEASRFQRTFNHELYHNYCQVHQSMATGQIGITGFDTDLAVPVSSSQFDVMVPGLFTSQAWQSPSRYSHFWNLWQATTPESLFDSCHFNWWQVIPIDVFMPYGLLNPPEEELPTIDIGFINGIINPEGTGVLWPTWRLKRAVPIERGGKGRFAIELIGVNGQVLEARQFDANFQGDGEEPTPYAFSFRMPTPLNADGNSEVMEVRLLDGDAILDRQAVSLLLPAVQILAPDPRQMPKLDRPFLLSWNATDQDSPEIYSSVQYSPDGGQHFISLTGNMEDRSALTLDPANLPGSNNGIIRVTVSDGYNTAEATAGPFVVARKKPVVVIAEPVPPSKDQPAVAGEGKPVTLMGYGSSPDDGVLPGDQLQWSSDLQGPLGTGYNLDVQLKAGRHVITLTGIDRFGVAGVAQIPIDVSPLTRDTDFDGTPDYADRCPTIPGPPENDGCPYPFEQQPLQVKVSILDSQGTPTQTFDSFFDVFFEVELKNPRPVDLACKGTHVTLTDPAGALHIIDKSTPLLMKPGETQTLRFSFFDIFQGTAPPTGGYGVVFEPNLSPLAPLGRAGGGFVVDPNIRTICNESTAGEPGTRVAVPITLDNGDSVAGFQVDVSYNAALLSVAAVELGADTTAAGGWTVNSAPVGPGVVRILGSSNPPVGLGPGPREVALIDFDIVASAPNGPVPLAEKNCVLSDPAGRSIPCQPCRQPGSIIVRNASSFSFQPIPSPVGVDPFDPLPFLVKVAALNSLGTLASGYNAVDPMAVGPICSGKLVPATMNFAGGLGSQVYNLRCCLDPFLPGTAFPLNLTVSDPPILISGTSDPFQGVAKGDVDASGGVNVLDVQRDVRQALLIPVATPPPTTFQFWAGNMLDQDCGVDGTINVLDVVRVRNKALGRPPLCPCIGTAAGAALRVASPPIGVSLVKESQRSYLLTVKGAVDLSGLQIDLRNASPNTTITAAGLAAQGWQITSDTGHGARLRVILFSASGAGVNGDGAILRITGAGSPSLEAIVLSDSAGRNITLR, translated from the coding sequence ATGAGGTGTCGGTCCCTAATCTTCCCGCTTCTCACCCTGTTGCTCCTGCCGCTCGGGGCCGGACTGGCGCGCGCCCACGACGGCCAGGTCAGTCTGGCGCTGGGGGACCTGGAGGTCACCCAGTCGGTCCAGACCCGCCCACAGGTGCCGGCGGACCCGGGCATCGGTCTGTCGGCCCACAAGCCGACCGCCATCCGGGCCTACATCCAGGCGCAGCGCTACATCCACTTCAGCATCCTGGGATTCAGCTTTCATTTCCCGACCTTCTTTCCTCCCGTCAGCGTGAACGGCACGCTCACGGTGAGGCAGGGAGCGACGGTCATCGCGACGCTGGCGCCCATCAACGGACCGATCTCCGTGGCCCCCTGGACGAGCCCGAACCCGGAGAACGCCAACAGCAGTCTCACCTTCACCTGGGCCTTCCCTCCGAGCGGCAACGTGTCGTTCGAGCTGGCCCTGTCGTCCTCCACACCGAACATCAACGTGTTGAGCCCGCCGTCGACGAGCCGCGACTTCATCCATAACCAGCGTCTACGCGTGGAGGGGGTGCGGCTGCAGTTCGACAGCGACGCGACACGCATCGCCGACGCGGGGATGGCGGCGAACGGGATGGCCTGGTTCCTGAAGGCGGGGCCGCTGGCCCCCTGCAAGCTGCAGTACTGGCTGAACCCGACCGTGAAGCAGTGGCCGACCGATCTCTCGACGACGGTCGACGGCACGCTGCTCGATTCGCTGGCGCTGATGCGCACGGTCGGCGGGACGACCTACGACAACGTCTACGGCTGGTGGCCCGGACCGGTCAACGGCAACGGGCTGTCCCAGCTTCCGTCCTGCGCGGCCCCGCACGATGTCGCCGCCTACGGCAACACCGAGGCGAGCCGCTTCCAGCGCACCTTCAACCACGAGCTGTACCACAACTATTGCCAGGTGCATCAGTCGATGGCGACCGGTCAGATCGGAATCACCGGCTTCGACACCGACCTCGCGGTGCCCGTCTCCTCCAGCCAGTTCGACGTCATGGTGCCCGGCCTGTTCACGAGCCAGGCGTGGCAGAGTCCGTCGCGCTACTCGCACTTCTGGAACCTGTGGCAGGCCACGACGCCCGAGTCGCTCTTCGACTCCTGTCACTTCAACTGGTGGCAGGTCATCCCGATCGACGTGTTCATGCCGTACGGTCTGCTGAACCCTCCCGAGGAGGAGCTGCCGACGATCGACATCGGGTTCATCAACGGCATCATCAACCCCGAGGGGACGGGCGTCCTCTGGCCGACCTGGCGCCTGAAGCGGGCCGTGCCGATCGAGCGCGGCGGGAAGGGCCGGTTCGCGATCGAGCTCATCGGAGTCAATGGCCAGGTCCTGGAGGCCCGGCAGTTCGACGCCAACTTCCAGGGGGACGGAGAGGAGCCGACTCCGTACGCGTTCAGCTTCCGGATGCCGACTCCGCTCAACGCGGACGGGAATTCGGAGGTCATGGAAGTCCGGCTGCTCGACGGCGACGCGATCCTGGACAGGCAGGCGGTCAGCCTGCTCCTGCCGGCGGTGCAGATCCTCGCTCCCGATCCCCGGCAGATGCCGAAGCTCGACCGGCCGTTCCTGCTGTCCTGGAACGCCACCGACCAGGACAGCCCGGAGATCTACTCCTCCGTGCAATACAGCCCGGACGGCGGGCAGCACTTCATCTCGCTGACCGGCAACATGGAGGACCGGAGCGCCCTGACGCTCGATCCGGCGAATCTCCCCGGCAGCAACAACGGGATCATCCGGGTCACGGTCAGCGACGGCTACAACACCGCCGAGGCGACGGCCGGTCCCTTCGTCGTGGCGCGCAAGAAGCCCGTTGTGGTGATCGCGGAGCCGGTTCCTCCTTCGAAGGACCAGCCGGCCGTGGCCGGCGAGGGGAAGCCGGTGACCTTGATGGGGTATGGCAGCAGCCCGGACGACGGCGTCCTGCCGGGCGATCAGCTGCAGTGGTCGTCGGATCTCCAGGGACCGCTCGGGACGGGGTACAACCTGGACGTTCAGCTCAAGGCCGGGCGGCACGTGATCACCCTCACGGGGATCGACCGCTTCGGCGTCGCGGGCGTGGCGCAGATCCCGATCGATGTCTCGCCGCTGACGAGAGACACGGACTTCGACGGCACGCCCGATTACGCCGATCGCTGCCCGACCATCCCCGGACCGCCCGAGAACGACGGCTGCCCGTATCCGTTCGAGCAGCAGCCCCTGCAGGTGAAGGTCTCCATCCTGGATTCGCAGGGCACGCCGACCCAGACGTTCGACAGCTTCTTCGATGTGTTCTTCGAAGTCGAGCTCAAGAACCCGCGGCCGGTGGACCTTGCCTGCAAGGGGACGCACGTCACGCTGACCGATCCGGCGGGCGCCCTCCACATCATCGACAAGTCGACTCCGCTTCTCATGAAGCCGGGGGAGACACAGACCCTGCGCTTCAGCTTCTTCGACATCTTCCAGGGCACGGCCCCGCCCACCGGAGGATACGGGGTCGTCTTCGAGCCAAACCTGAGCCCGCTGGCGCCTCTCGGCCGCGCGGGCGGCGGGTTCGTGGTGGATCCGAACATCCGCACGATCTGCAACGAGTCGACGGCGGGCGAGCCGGGCACCCGGGTCGCCGTGCCGATCACTCTCGACAACGGTGACAGCGTGGCCGGATTCCAGGTGGATGTCTCCTACAACGCCGCGCTGCTCAGCGTGGCGGCCGTGGAGCTGGGCGCCGACACAACCGCGGCGGGGGGGTGGACGGTGAACAGCGCTCCCGTCGGACCGGGCGTCGTGCGTATCCTCGGGTCGAGCAATCCGCCCGTGGGCTTGGGCCCCGGACCGCGCGAAGTCGCCCTGATCGATTTCGACATCGTCGCGTCGGCCCCGAACGGCCCGGTACCGCTCGCCGAGAAGAACTGCGTCCTCAGCGATCCGGCGGGACGCTCGATCCCCTGCCAGCCGTGCCGGCAGCCCGGTTCGATCATCGTGCGCAACGCCAGCAGCTTCTCGTTCCAGCCGATCCCCTCGCCGGTCGGAGTCGATCCGTTTGACCCGCTGCCGTTCCTGGTGAAGGTGGCGGCGCTTAATTCCCTGGGGACACTCGCGTCCGGCTACAACGCCGTCGACCCGATGGCGGTCGGGCCGATCTGCTCCGGGAAACTCGTCCCCGCCACGATGAACTTCGCCGGCGGTCTGGGCTCGCAGGTCTACAACCTGCGCTGCTGCCTCGATCCGTTCCTTCCCGGGACCGCCTTCCCCCTGAATCTCACGGTGTCCGATCCGCCGATCCTGATCTCGGGGACGAGCGATCCGTTCCAGGGGGTGGCGAAGGGAGACGTGGACGCCAGCGGAGGAGTGAACGTCCTCGACGTGCAGCGCGACGTCCGCCAGGCGTTGCTCATCCCGGTGGCGACTCCGCCGCCGACCACGTTCCAGTTCTGGGCCGGCAACATGCTGGACCAGGACTGCGGGGTCGACGGGACGATCAACGTTCTCGACGTGGTGCGGGTCAGGAACAAGGCGCTGGGTCGCCCGCCCCTCTGTCCGTGCATCGGGACGGCCGCGGGGGCCGCGCTGCGCGTCGCCTCCCCTCCGATCGGCGTGAGTCTCGTCAAGGAGAGTCAGCGCAGCTATCTGCTGACCGTCAAGGGGGCCGTCGATCTGAGCGGCCTGCAGATCGATCTGCGCAACGCCTCCCCGAACACGACGATCACGGCGGCCGGCCTGGCAGCGCAGGGCTGGCAGATCACGAGCGACACCGGTCACGGGGCGCGCCTGAGAGTGATCCTCTTCAGCGCCTCGGGAGCCGGCGTGAACGGTGACGGCGCCATCCTGCGCATCACCGGCGCGGGCAGCCCGAGCCTCGAGGCGATCGTCCTCTCCGACTCGGCCGGCCGTAACATCACGCTGCGCTAG